GCCGGCCCCACCGGAACCGCCGGCACCACCGAAGCCGCCGTTGCCGCTCCCGGAGGTTCCGCCGTTACCGCCGGCACCACCGTCGCCGGAGGCCTTGCCGTTGGTTCCAATGCCGCCGTCGCCACCGGCACCACCCGAACCGCCGTTGCCGTCGACACCACCGTTGACGCCGGTGCCACCGGCACCACCGGTACCGCCGTTGCCACCGCTCAGACCAGCACCGTTGACATCGACGCCGCCGACACCACCGGCACCACCAGCACCACCGAGTCCGGCCGCGCCATCGGTACCGGTGTCGGAGCTGCCACCGATACCGCCGGCACCACCGTTACCACCGTTACCGCCGGCGGTTCCGCTGGTGGTCGCGCTGCCAATCGCACCCGCTGCGCCGACACCGCCAGCGCCTCCGACGCCGCCGGCGCCACCGTTACCGCTGCCGGAGGTACCACCGGTACCACCGGTACCACCCTCGCCGGAGTTTCCGCCGTTAGTTCCGGTACCGCCGGCACCGCCGGCACCACCGACACCACCGTTGCCGTCCTTGGCATCGTTGCCCGCCGCCCCGTTGGAGCCACTGGTACTGGCCCCGCCGGCTCCAGCTTGCCCAGCGCTGCCACCGGCGCCACCGACGCCACCGTTGCCGCCGCGCAAACCGTTGCCGTTGTCGTCGACACCGCCCTTACCGCCGACGCCACCGTTGCCGCCAAGGCCACCGCCGCCGGCGTTACCGCCGTTACCGCCAGTACCGGAGACCGCGGCACCGCCCTTACCGCCGTCACCGCCTTGGCCGCCATCGATGCCGGCGTAGCCGTCGCCACCTGCGGCCCGCGGGTGCGGAATACCGGCGGTTCCGGCTTTGGAGGACCCGCCGAGTCCGCCGTTAGCGCCGTTACCACCGTTACCGGTGCCCGTCGCGGCGCCGCCGGCACCACCATCACCGGCATTGCCGCCACCGGAGCCACTTCCGCCAGAGCCGCCGATACCACCGTTGCCGCCGTTGACGGCGCCGGCCCCGGTGCCGCCACTACCACCGTTACCGCCGTTGCCGGCGGGCCCGGTCGGGAAGACGTTCAGAGTGCCGCCAGTCGTGTTGGCACCAGACCCACCGATACCACCGTTGCCGGCGCGGCTGAGGCCGAAGGGATTGGCGGGATTGGTCGCGCCGGCGCTGTTACCGCCAACTCCGCCGTTACCGCCGCTACCACCTTGCAGCTGCGCGATACCACCGTTACCGCCGTTACCGCCGTTACCTCCGATTGCAGTGCCGTCACCGCCGCTGCCTCCATCGCCGGCCTGACCACCGGAGCCGCCGCCGTTCGCTAGGCCGGCCGCTGCGCTACCGCCATTACCGCCATTACCGCCATTACCGCCGGCGCTGATCACGCCGTTCCCGGTCGCGCCATCGGCACCGTCACCGGCATCACCGCCGTGACCGGCGCCGCCGTTGGACCCGGCCGCACCGCCGGTCCCACCGTTACCGCCGTTGCCGCCCTTGCTGAAGACGGTTCCGTCGCCGGACTTCCAACCCGTGCTGGCGGCACCGTCGGCGCCGTGGCCACCGTCGCCGCCGACACTCGTGGTGCCGCCGCCGCCACTACCGCCGTTACCACCGGTGCCGCCGTTGCCGCCGATGTAGGTGCCGGTGCCGGCCGCTCCACCGTCGCCACCGTCTCCACCGATGCCGTTGCGGGGGGCTTGGGTGACGGGCGGGATGTAACCGCCGGCGCCGCCGGCGCCGCCGGCGCCGCCGCTGCCGCCGGTGGTTTGCACGGTTTCGTCGTCAGTGGCCGCATTACCGCCGGCGCCACCGTTGCCACCATGGCCCCCCTGTCCTCCTTCCCCGAGGGTGGCGGCGCCCCCGGTGCCACCGGCGCCGCCGTTGCCACCGTGGAGCGAACCGAAGCCGCCCGCGCCGCCGGCACTGCCGTCTCCACCGACGCCGTCAGCCTGCCCAGCACCGCCGTTACCCCCGGCTCCGCCGATTCCGCCGGTAATCCCGGCGCCGCCGTTACCGGCCGCACCGCCGTCAGCGCCAATGGTCCCGGCTCCACCGGCTCCACCGCGGCCTCCAGCGCCGCCGTTGCCAAGGTAGTCACCGTTTGAGTCCTTGTAGGCGTCGCCGCCATCGGATCCGGCGCCGCCCTCTGTGGCGTCCCCAGCCTGGCCGGCGTGCCCGTACGAGCCGTTGTATTTCTCGCCGGCAACACCGCCCGCGCCGCTGTTGCCGCCCGCACCGCCGGCCGCGCCATTCAGGTGAGCCGCAATGCCGTCGTCGATCCCGTTTGCGGCGGTCCCAGCGTCACCGGCGACGCCACCGGCACCGCCATTGCCGCCGTTACCGAACAGGTAACCGCTGCGCCCACCGGCGCCACCGGCACCGCCGTTGCCGCCATTGCCGCCGATTCCCGTGCCGCCGTCGGCGTAGCTGCCGTTAGCGCCCGCCGTGCCATTGCCGCCAGCGCCGCCGTTGCCGCCGGTGCCAAAGAACCAGCCCACCGCGTCGCCACCGCTGCCGCCGGCACCGCCACTGCCGCTCACGCCGACACCCAGCCCGCCGGCCCCGCCGTCACCACCGATACCCATGAAGGACCCGCCGAAACCGCCGTTGCCACCGGCACCGGTCTCGAAGCCGTCGCCACCGACACCGCCGTTTCCGAACCAGCCCGCCGCACCACCGGTGCCGCCGGCCAGCGACGCATCGTCGCTGTCCCAGCCGGCGCCGCCGTCTCCGAACCACAGTCCGCCGTCACCACCGTTGGGGTCGAGCGCGGTTCCGTCGGCACCATCACCGATCAAGAACAGACCCGAAGAGTCGTTGATCCAGCCGTTGACCAGCTCACCGAGATCGCTGTTGATCCAGGCCTCCACCCCGAAATGGATGGGCTCATAGATCCAGCTCTGGAGGATGCCGCTCAGACTGAAGTCCCACGCCGCCGCGCTCGAATCGGCGGACAGCGACGAGGTTGGGTCAAACCAGTCCCACGAGAAGTCCAGTCCGTCGGCTTGCGCCGAGGGGGCTGCCGCTAGGGGCGCCATCCCGAACGCCAAGAACGCGGTGGCAGCACCACCGGCACCGATCACCCGCCTGCGGCGTGCCTGGCCGGCGGCCTCCTGCTGACCGCAGCGCCGGCTGCTGCTGTGACGACGACTCATTTACGAACACCTTTCATCAGATGTAAAACTCTGGGGTAGTTGAGGTTTGGGATAGGTAGGTCAGCCGAAGATGCCGTCGAAGAAGTCCTGGAACCCACTGAAGACGTTGGTGGCTTCGGCGGCGAAGTCATCGGGGATCTGCGGCAGATCGACTCCGAGCGCGGGCTGGGTCACGACGACTGTGCCCGAACCGTCCCAGCCCGAGCCCAGCAACGCGCTGATGACCTGCCCCCACATCTCGAAGGCCGCGATCGGGCCGATCGCTTGGCCGTCAGCGGCGATTTGCCCCAGCGACGGAACACCGACCAATTGCAAACCGAGGGAGTTCAAGATGGAGCCGCCGACAACCGGAACCGAGGCGTCGACCTCGCCATTGGCGCCCATCGCCTGGTAGGTGGTGAGCGCCACCGAACCGGTGCTGAGCAGACCACCAAAGGCAAATTCCAAGTGGTCGAGACTCATGCCGTCCGGGAGGAATCCGGCGTCGTTGATCGAGGGCAGCACGAAATCAAGGTTGAGGGTGGCACCGTTGAAGAAGCCGCCAACGGTATTGGCGATGATGTCACTGAAGCTGTCACCGTCGGTGATGCTATTCAGCAGGGCCACCCAGGGGCTGATGCCCGGACCCAGCAGGCCCATGATGATGCCGGACAGCGGCGAGACCATGAACTGCAGGATCGAATTGACCATGTCCACGTCGGTGCCGGCCGGCAGGTATCCCGGAACCTGGGCGAGGATCACGGCGTGACCCGAGGTGATCGATCCGTCGATCGTGTGGTGGGTCACCGTGTTCTTCGTATCGGTCAAGACGTCCAGCGGCAGCGTGTAGCCGTCGCGCACCGCGACCAGGTTTTCCTGGATCTGCGTGTTGATGTCAGCAAGGGTGCTGCTGCTCGGGTCGTTGAGGAAATGGTTGAGGTAGCCCACCGCGTTGGCGTACAGCTGCTGCAGCGCCACACCGGGGGCCAGCATGTAGTTGTCCTTCAGGACCGAGAAGTTGGCATTGGCGGTGTTGATCACGCCTTCCCAGGTGTCGAGAAAGCCAGGCAGGCCGGTGAGCGCGACGTCAACGACCGAGGCAACCGCAGGTGCAGGCGCCGGCGCCACCACCGGCGTGGCCGCGATCAGGCCGGTCCCGGCGAGGACGACACCGGCCGTTGCGTAGGGGCGAAGAATGGCGTGCAAGGGAGCTCCTTCAGGTCATGTGACTCAGCACACGGAACGTAACTGAGGGAGACCTGAAAATCAGCAGTCAGGAGAGGCCTGACCGCAAAGGCGCTCACCCCGCACTGCTTCGGCTATCTAGCCGGTCGACGAAACCCCAGGTGCAGGCATTAACATATGTTCACAGCAAACGTCCGAGTACGACAGAATCGTTCAACTGGAAATTACCGACCAGTAAGAACTGAAACACGTTCATCCGTGCCTATTTCGCACCTCGTCGGCGCGTAATAGCTGCTGACCTGGGCGGGGGTGACTCGGCGACAAAGTTCAGGGTGTCGCTGTAGAAACGTGTATCAACACATTTCGCGGCAGCACGGACGTCTATTAGGTGAACTTTAGCTAACATTGGATTGACGCATGTCGGTGCAGGTAGCGAGCCCGTATCCTGCGTGTGCAGGCAGACGCGGGAACCTCGGATCCCCGTCCGAGGGTCACATTCCCTGAGAATCTTTTCGAGCAGCCTTCGGGCACTTCAGCCAGCGAGCGGGGCAGGTCCGGCTGCGCTCAGTACCGCTCGGGAAGACCGGTCCGACGGCAGACGTCACCGAGGGCGATCGCCTGCTGACGCGAAAGCTGATCGAGGTAGTACGCACGAATTCCGCGCGCGTAGGTCACCACCGCAGGTGCGAACCGCTTCCGGCCTTCGGCGGTGATGTGGGCAAGCACTGCTCGGCGGTCGCCTGGAAGCGGACGCCTACCGACCAGCGACTGAGCCTCCAGGCGGTCGATCAGCGACGTCACCCGACTGGGCGCCAGCGCAAAAGCCTTGGCCAAGTCCCTCATTCGGGCCGAACCGGTCTCTGAACTGGCCAGCCGGTCCAGTACCAGGACCTCGAACAGGGTTAATCCGTGGGCATGGACCAGGCTGTCGTTCAACGCGGCAAGCAGGCGTTCGGAGGTGTCCACGAATTGGTGCACGCAGGTGCTTTCCGCGGCGTCGAGCACCGGCAATTCCCACACTGGCCACTCAAGAGCCCGCAGGTGCCCCATGCCGGGCGATGGTATCCATGCGACGCGGCAACTGGTGCTGTATTGGGCAACTTGGTGCCGACAGACTGGGCGAGAGACTAGTGAATCAGTCCAGCGTCGACTTTCTCGGAAGGTCAGCGTCTTCCAATGACGCACTTATCTGATGGCAGCTGGCACCCAGGGCGAGCATCTGCTGACGAGACATCTGGTTCACATAGAGCCGGCGGATCTGTTCGGCGTAGGTTTTGCGGGCCTCCCCCAACCTCATTCGGCCGTCGGGGGTGATCTCGGCCCGCACTCCCCGCCCGTCACCAGGGATGGGGATCCGACGGACCAGGCCGCGGCTTTCCAGCCGCCGAGTCAGCCAGGTGACTCGACTGCGAAGCAGCATCAGCGCGGCGGCCAGTTCGCTCATTCGGACAGAACCGGTCTCGGACCTGGCGAGCAGATCCAGCAGGCGAAGCTCGGACAGGTCGAGACGATGCCGGCCCATCAGGCTTCGGTTCAGCGCGGCCAGCAGACCCGTCGACGACTCGACGAACACTTGCCAGGAATTCTGTTCGATTTCTTCGAGCCCCGGCAGCCGCATCGCCGGCGCCTGAGCCCCTGTGTCCTCCACGGCGGGCGACGGTACCGAAACCCTTCCCGCATTGACTACGGAAATCGGCGTGGTTTGCCACCTTCGGCGTACATCCGCAAGACGCTTCGAGAGCCCGCAACGTCCCGCGTCGCCACATCCAGCCTCTTCACCGGCGGTTTCGGAGCAACTCCAGCAAATATGCAAACGGAGCCGATTGATTCAACCGGCAATTAACTCGCGGGTAACAATCAGAACGTGTTCTAGCGGTGGTTTGACGTAGCCACGGCAGCTACACGACCAAGGTAACTGCTGGACACGCGCTATGCCCCGAAATCGACAAGCATTGGCTGAGAACTTTGGCGCTGAACAGCAGTAATACGTGCATCAGCAACCCCACAGCGAGCGGGAGTTCGGCCACGAGCAAACGCCCTATCGAGGCGAAATCAGACGGGTGCGGATCAGAGCGGCGGCCTGTCCGCGGGCCCGCCCTGGGCCGGCCGGGACACGTAGAGCGTTGCGTCGGCCTGCCTCAACCCGGAATTGATCCGTCGGCAATTCTCCTCGAGGGTGGCGAGCTGGCGCCGCGACAGGGTGCCGATGAGATGGGTCTTAACCCCTTTGGCGTAGTTGAGACTGGCATGTCCTGCCACCTGACGGCCGTCGTCGCTGATCCGAGCGACCACCCCACGTCGGTCATCAGAATTCTGTTCGCGCTGAACCAAACCCCGCTCTTCGAGCCGATGAATTCGCTTGGTCATGTGGTGCGGGTTCGCCCCCAGCGCGTCGGCCAGGTCGCCCATCCGTGCCGCACCGTCGTCGGACTTGTCCAGGATGTCGAGCACCCGCAAGTCGATGACAGAGAGATGGTGCGCTTCGGTCAGCCAACGATCCATCGTGGTGTGAAAGCGCAGCGCGGCGTGTAGGAAGTTCTGCCACGACTTCTGTTCAGCGATGTCCAATCCGGGAAGATCACTGGGGGTACGTCGACGAGACGGACGTTGCATGCCGTCATGGTAGCCAGGCTTTGTCCCAGTGCACCAACATCATTCCGATCACTAGTTGATTCACCAGTCGATGTAGGTCGACCTCAGGCCCAGCAGGCGATCGTCAGAATTGAATCCAAAGTGATTGAAACGTTGTCATTTATCCAAGTCATGGGCGCGTTGAGCGCGACTTGGGTGTGGATGTCCACTCGGGTTCAACGGTTTTCTGCGCCCTACACGTACTCCAGCAGCGATGAGATGTTTCCATATTAGATACATAATGAGGCCGGTGAACCGGGGACTGCAGACGGTTGTGGCTACCGCGCGGTATAGCCTCATGCTGCGCAATTGGGCAAACTCTCCGCGCATCGCGCCAGACTGCGGCCGAAACCGGTTCTCCGCGAGTGGTTGCCACACCAGGAGGAAAGAAACTGTTCAACCGGTTGATTGGGAGTAGCACCGCACGCTAGTACGAATCCCTAACCGGCACTTGAAACTCAGATGCGGCCGTCGGAGGTATCAGTCCAGTCAACGACACACTGGTCTTTCGGTGGGGCGATTCCTCGGCGGGCGTGGCAAGCGCGAGCGGTACGAACGGCATCGTCGCCGGGCTGGAATGGCGGTGGCGGAGGGATTTGAACCCCCGGACGGTTTTAGCCGTCTCTCGCTTTCAAGGCGAGTGCATTAGGCCGCTCTGCCACGCCACCGCGGGAAATCGTACCTTGGCCGGATCGGCGCGCCCGGGCAGTCGCAGACTCGCACGCGCACGGCGCCTTTAGTGCGAGTCTGCGACTGCTCATCACCGGGTCACCCGGGTTGGCCGCTACCTCCGGTGGTGCCGGGTTGGCCCGGCGGGGTGCCGGTACCTGCCGCTCCGCCGGCGCCACCGGGACCGGCTGCCCCGGCGGCGCCGTGTGCGCCGTTGGTGCCATTGGTACTGGCGCCGCCTGCTCCACCGGCCGCGCCGTTGCCACCGGTTCCACCGTCACCGCCGTTGCCGCCGGGCAGGGTGTTGCCACTGGAGTCGGTGCCGCCGTTGCCGCCCTTGCTGCCGTCACCGCCGGTCCCTCCCGTGCCACCGGTACCACCATTGCCGCCGTTTCCGGATTCGGCCTTGCCCCCGTTCCCGCCCTGGCCGCCATTGCCGGCGGTACCGCCGTCGTGGCCATTCCCGCCGGGGCCGTGCGCGGGGTTGGTCGCGGGTCCGCCGGCGAAGCCCGTGCCGCCGGTTCCGCCGGCACCGCCATTCCCGCCGTCCACGGCGCCGTGCGCGTTACCGCCGATACCACCGGTCCCGCCGTTACCGGCGACACGGATCGTGCTCGCGCCGCCGGCGCCGCCGGTTCCGCCATTTCCGGCGTGGCTGGGACCCAGCCCGTAGGGGTTGCCGGTAGGGATGGTGACACCGCCGCTCTCGCCGCCGGCACCACCGGCACCGCCGGCACCACCTGGACCGCCGAGACCGCTGCCACCCAGCAGAAGGGCGCCAGCGCCTCCGATGCCGCCGTCACCGCCGTTGCCGCCCGATGCGGTACCCGTACCACCGGCGCCGCCCATTCCGCCGATGCCGCCAATACCGTTGGCGTAGGTGACGCCGCCCGTACCGCCGGCGCCGCCGTTGCCTCCGACGCTGACGACGCCCGGCCCGGTTGCGCCATCGGCGCCTGCGCCGCCCGCGCCGCCGGCGCCGCCATCGCCCTCGATGGCAGCAACGCCCTGCCCGCCGTTTCCGCCGTTGCCGCCTTGGCTGTAGGTGGTACCTGTCCCGTCGTCCCACCCGGTACTGGTGGCGCCGTCGCCGCCGTCGCCGCCACCGTAGCCGCCGTCGCCGCCGTTGCCTCCGACGTAGGTGCCGGTTCCACCGCGCCCGCCGGCCCCACCGATCCCGGCTCCACTGCCAAAGTTCGAACCGCCGACACCACCGTTACCGCCGAAGGTTTGGACGGCGGGATCGCCGGTAGCACCGTTACCGCCGTTACCGCCGACACCGCCGTTACCACCGATGGTCAGGCCGCCCGAGCCGCCGTCTCCCGCGTGGCCGGCGGTGGCGTCGCCGCCGTTACCGCCGTCACCGGAGTTACCTGCACTGTTGTCCCCGTACGCGCCGCCGCCGCTGCCGCCGCTACCGCCGTTGCCACCGTTGAGACCGTTACCGCCGACGCCGCCGTTACCGCCGTCACCACCGGCACCGCCGTTGCCGGGATAGCTGCCGTACCCAGCCTGGCCGCTGTCGCCGCCGGTGCCGCCGTCGCCGAGGTAGGCGCCGTTGATGTCTTGGTAGGCGTTGGCACCGTTGCCGCCGTTGCCGCTGGCGCCGCCTTTCCCGGCACTGCCAACCTGCCCGTAGGACGGGTTGCTGTAGATGGAGGAGCCACGGGCACCGGTCACGCCGCTGGTGCCGCCGTCACCGCCATAGGCACCGTTGCCACCGTTGACGTGCTCGAGGGTGCCGATTGCACCCGCACCACCGTTCCCGCCCGCTCCGCCGTTACCGGCGGCGCCACCGTTGCCGAAGATGAACCCGCTGCGGCCACCGTCCCCGCCGTTACCGCCAAGGCCACCGATTTGGCCGGCACCGTCGCCGCCGTTAGCGAACGTGCCTGCGGCACCGTTGCCGCCGGTACCGCCGTTACCGCCGGCCCCGCCATTGCCGAACAGCCAACCCGAAGCGTTGCCACCGGCACCGCCATTGCCCATATAAATCGGACCGGCAAGTCCGCCACCGCCGTCGCCGCCGGCTGCACCGTTGCCCATCCAGGTGCCGCCGGCACCACCGGCCCCGCCGTCAGCGCCAGCGCCACCGGTCCCGCCGGCGCCACCATCACCGAGCCAGCCGGCCGCATTGCCGCCGGCGCCGCCAACCACCCCGGCATCACTGCTGCTCCAGCCGTCACCGCCGTCGCCGAACCACAGGCCGCCGTTACCGCCGTCGGGATTGACTTCGGTGCCGTCGGCGCCATCGCCGATCAGGAACTGCCCGGACGAGGCGTTGATCCAGCCGTTGACCATCGTCCCGAAGTCACTGTTGATCCAACCCTCCAGGGAAGCGTGGATCGGCTCGTAGAACCATTGATCCAGCATCGTGGTCCAGTCGAAGCTGCCCGCGTCGGCCGGTGCGGCCGCCAGCCACGCCGACGAATCGAAAAGGTCTGCGATCCAATCGAATTCATCGGCCTGAGCCTGTGGCGCCACGCTCAACGGCGCCATTCCGAACGCCAGGAACGCACCGGCAGTGCTAACGGCGCCAATCGCACGCTGGTGACGAGACGAGGTGGTGTGATGACGATTCATCGTGAGGGAGACCTCTCTAAAGTATTGGGGGGTAACGGTTAAGGAGAATCAGAGTCCGAGCAGGTCGCCCAGCCAGCCGAACGCATCAGTTGCGGCGCCACTGCCGCCGTCATCAACTATGGGCAGTTCCGCACCGGCCAACGGCGGAGTGACGACGACCGGGCCCTTGCCATCCCAGCCCGAACCCAACAGGGCCCCGACGGTTTGGCCCCAGGCCTGCCAGGCCGCGATCGGCCCGATGCCGGCACTATTGAGATCGAGGGTGCCCAACACCGGGACCCCGCTGAATTCGATACCGACACTTTGGAAAATCGATCCGCCGACTGCGGGCACAGATGCGACGACCTCGCCGCCAGGGCCGAGCACCTGGTACGGGCCGACCGCAACAGCGCCCGGCGATAGCAGACCACCGAAGGCGATGTCCAGGTGGTCCATGTTCATGCCGGTGGGGAAGTAGCCCGACGAATTGATCATCGGCAGCAGAGCACCCAAGTTCAAGGTCGCGCCGTTGAAGAAGGCGCCGCCCATGTTGACCAGGGTGTCGAACGGGCTGTCGCCGTCGGTGATGCCGTTGAGCAACGCCACCCACGGGCTGATCATCGGCCCGATCATCCCCATCAACACCGCACTGGCGGGAGAGCCCAAGTAGTCGATGATCGGCATGATCGACTCTTTGTCCACACCCGCAGGGATGTAGCCCGCGACTTGACCGAACATCAGCGCATGTGTGCCATCCATCGTGTGGTTAAGCACCGTGGAGTGGGTCGCATCGGTCTCGTTCTGCAGCGCCCAACCCGAGATCACCGCATTCAGATGCAACTGAATCTCTTCGTTGACGTCGTTGGTGGAGCCCGACGGGTCGGTGAGCAGCCGATCCCAGTAGTCCATCTGGTTGGCCCAGAACTGTTGCATCCCCACTCCGGGCGCCAGGTACCAGTTGTTCAACAAGCTGGTCAGGTTTGCCGAGCTGGCATTGAGCACGTTGTCCCACGCACTGGTCAACGCCACCGCGGCGGACTGAACATCGGGCACCGCGAGCAGCGGCGCAGACACCGGGGTGACCGCGACAAGACTGGCCCCGACCAGAGCCACACCAGCGGTGACATAGGGGCGAATGGTGGCGTGCAAGGGGAGCTCCTCGGCAGGTGGATTGATGACGTGCTGAACAGCGATGAACGTAGCTAAGCGACGGCTGAGTTTCTCTAATCGAACGTTGTTATTCGCGAACATGTTTGGCGAGGCGCGTGCCCACAGTCCTGCTGCCGGACTGCGAACGCCCACGTCACAGGCGGAATCGGGACTGCCCCGTCGAGGGCGAGCCGGCGTAGAACTGTTTCAAGTGGTAACTACCGTCGAGTAACCGTCTTCGCTTGTCCCCCAAGCGATAACATGATGGTCGAGGTAGCAAACTTTGAGAACACCGAATTTCACAATTCGCGCAACTAGCGCGCTGCGGCGACGACCCCTGCTGTCTTGCGTTGGGCCACTGCGTGATTGAAACTTTCGGCCATAGGACACCGTGCGCCGTGCGATCCATCAGCAATTCGAGCAGCACAGCGTGCTACCGCGTTCCGGCGAACGCTTCAGGCCGGTCGCTCGGCCCCGCATTTCAGGGCAATGCTGATCCTGCGGCAGGCATCGCCCAGTGCGATCGCCTGACGGTGCGACATCGAATCCAAGTATTTCCGGCGAATCTCTCCGGCGTAGGCGACACGCGCCTGGCCCACTCGGGCCCTGCCGAGAGCGGTGATGGTGGCGAACACGGTTCGCCGATCGCCCTGGCCGGCGACACGGTTCACCAGTCCCAGGTATTCCAGCCGACTGATCTCTTGGGTAACCCGGCTGGGCATCAGTGCGAACAACTCGCCCAACATGCTCATCGACCCTGATCCGCCCGGCGACTTGGCGATCTGGTCCAGCAACAGAACGCAGATCAACGTGAGTTGCTGTGCGTCCATCAGCCGATCACTCATAGCGGGGAACAGCGCCTCCGACGACTCCAGAAACTGATGCCAGCAACGCTTGCCGGCATCGTCGATACCGGGCAGCGAACAAGCGGGGGCCTCAGGGAAGATCGACTCGTCACCTACGCCTTGTCGGTCTGGATTGCTCAGCCCTTCGTTGATGCGCCAACAGTTCTCCGCGACGGTAGTCACTTGTCGGGCCGTCAACGGATCGAGCAGGTAGCGCGCAACGCCCTGCGCGTAGGTGATTTTCGCCTGCTCGATCATGAACCGGCCGGTTTCGGTGACGAGCGCGGCCACCCCCCGTCGGTCATGCAGATCCGGCTCGCGCCGGACCAATACACGTGCCTGAAGGCGGTCGATACGCTTAGTCATCTGGCGTCGCGTCACCGCCAACGAACTGGCCAAATCACCCATTCGCGCGGATCCGTCGTTGGAGCTGGCCAGGATCTCCAGAACCCGCACGTCGATCACCGACAGCTGGTGTGCAGTGGAGAGCAACCGGTTCATTACTACATCGAATCGCAGCACAGCTTCCAAATAGTGTTGCCATGCTTGACGTTCGGCGAGAGCCAAGCCGGGTAAATCACTCCCCGTCCGGCGGCGATCGTGGCGCTGCACAGCGTCATGCTAAGCCCAACACTTAGGTTTCCTCATCGTTTTCGGCCGCGTGGGGCCGGTAGTAGCGTGTCGGATATGCGCGCCATCATCGCTGATACCCCCGATGTCCTCGCTTGGCGAGAGGTCGCCGATCTTCAACCGGCGCCGGGCGAGGTGCTGATTCACGTTGCCGCGGCCGGGGTGAACCGGGCCGATCTGCTGCAGGCGGCCGGTTTGTATCCTCCCCCGCCCGGGGCCAGCGACACCCTTGGTTTGGAGGTTTCCGGCGTCATTGCTGCAGTCGGCGACGACGAGACGGGCTGGGCTGTCGGACAACAGGTCTGTGCCTTGCTGGCCGGGGGCGGCTACGCCGAGTACGTCGCGGTTCCCGCGCCCCAGGTGCTGCCTGTTCCGGACGGGGTGGACCTGGCCGATGCTGCCGCTCTGCCGGAGGTGG
The window above is part of the Mycolicibacter sp. MU0102 genome. Proteins encoded here:
- a CDS encoding PGRS repeat-containing protein, yielding MNRHHTTSSRHQRAIGAVSTAGAFLAFGMAPLSVAPQAQADEFDWIADLFDSSAWLAAAPADAGSFDWTTMLDQWFYEPIHASLEGWINSDFGTMVNGWINASSGQFLIGDGADGTEVNPDGGNGGLWFGDGGDGWSSSDAGVVGGAGGNAAGWLGDGGAGGTGGAGADGGAGGAGGTWMGNGAAGGDGGGGLAGPIYMGNGGAGGNASGWLFGNGGAGGNGGTGGNGAAGTFANGGDGAGQIGGLGGNGGDGGRSGFIFGNGGAAGNGGAGGNGGAGAIGTLEHVNGGNGAYGGDGGTSGVTGARGSSIYSNPSYGQVGSAGKGGASGNGGNGANAYQDINGAYLGDGGTGGDSGQAGYGSYPGNGGAGGDGGNGGVGGNGLNGGNGGSGGSGGGAYGDNSAGNSGDGGNGGDATAGHAGDGGSGGLTIGGNGGVGGNGGNGATGDPAVQTFGGNGGVGGSNFGSGAGIGGAGGRGGTGTYVGGNGGDGGYGGGDGGDGATSTGWDDGTGTTYSQGGNGGNGGQGVAAIEGDGGAGGAGGAGADGATGPGVVSVGGNGGAGGTGGVTYANGIGGIGGMGGAGGTGTASGGNGGDGGIGGAGALLLGGSGLGGPGGAGGAGGAGGESGGVTIPTGNPYGLGPSHAGNGGTGGAGGASTIRVAGNGGTGGIGGNAHGAVDGGNGGAGGTGGTGFAGGPATNPAHGPGGNGHDGGTAGNGGQGGNGGKAESGNGGNGGTGGTGGTGGDGSKGGNGGTDSSGNTLPGGNGGDGGTGGNGAAGGAGGASTNGTNGAHGAAGAAGPGGAGGAAGTGTPPGQPGTTGGSGQPG
- the gjpA gene encoding outer membrane porin GjpA — encoded protein: MHATIRPYVTAGVALVGASLVAVTPVSAPLLAVPDVQSAAVALTSAWDNVLNASSANLTSLLNNWYLAPGVGMQQFWANQMDYWDRLLTDPSGSTNDVNEEIQLHLNAVISGWALQNETDATHSTVLNHTMDGTHALMFGQVAGYIPAGVDKESIMPIIDYLGSPASAVLMGMIGPMISPWVALLNGITDGDSPFDTLVNMGGAFFNGATLNLGALLPMINSSGYFPTGMNMDHLDIAFGGLLSPGAVAVGPYQVLGPGGEVVASVPAVGGSIFQSVGIEFSGVPVLGTLDLNSAGIGPIAAWQAWGQTVGALLGSGWDGKGPVVVTPPLAGAELPIVDDGGSGAATDAFGWLGDLLGL
- a CDS encoding MarR family winged helix-turn-helix transcriptional regulator — translated: MQRHDRRRTGSDLPGLALAERQAWQHYLEAVLRFDVVMNRLLSTAHQLSVIDVRVLEILASSNDGSARMGDLASSLAVTRRQMTKRIDRLQARVLVRREPDLHDRRGVAALVTETGRFMIEQAKITYAQGVARYLLDPLTARQVTTVAENCWRINEGLSNPDRQGVGDESIFPEAPACSLPGIDDAGKRCWHQFLESSEALFPAMSDRLMDAQQLTLICVLLLDQIAKSPGGSGSMSMLGELFALMPSRVTQEISRLEYLGLVNRVAGQGDRRTVFATITALGRARVGQARVAYAGEIRRKYLDSMSHRQAIALGDACRRISIALKCGAERPA